A window of the Equus przewalskii isolate Varuska chromosome 10, EquPr2, whole genome shotgun sequence genome harbors these coding sequences:
- the FAM117A gene encoding protein FAM117A isoform X2, with product MCLLFPTSHHPPTPLSWQELEGERASSCTHKRSASWGSTDHRKEITKLKQQLQRTKLSRSGREKERGSPLQGDHAVRGALRASPPSFPSGSPVLRLSPCLHRSLEGLNQELEEVFVKEQGEEELLRILDVPDGHRAPAPPQSGSCDHPLLLLEPGNIGSSPSMPLASPQPSGQSGREEHRGAVEELAAIPNDKASSPGHPAVPEDGSPSPVLVFAASPRPNHSYVFKREPPEGCERVRVFEEATSPGPDLAFLTSCPDKNKVHFNPTGSAFCPVSLMKPLFPSMGFIFRNCPSSPGSPLPPASPRPPPRKDPEASKASSLPFEPWQRTPPSEEPVLFQSSLVV from the exons ATGTGCCTGCTTTTTCCTACCTCTCACCACCCACCT ACCCCCCTGTCCTGGCAAGAGCTTGAAGGTGAGCGAGCCAGCTCCTGTACACACAAGCGCTCAGCATCCTGGGGCAGCACAGACCACCGAAAAGAG ATTACCAAGTTGAAGCAACAGCTACAGAGGACGAAGCTGAGCCgcagtgggagagagaaggagcggGGCTCCCCACTCCAAGGGGACCATGCTGTGCGGGGAGCACTGAGG GCATCCCCTCCCAGCTTCCCCTCAGGGTCCCCTGTCCTGCGACTCAGCCCCTGCTTGCACCGGAGCCTGGAAGGGCTCAACCAAGAGCTGGAGGAGGTGTTTGTgaaggagcagggggaggaggagcttcTGCGG ATCCTGGATGTCCCTGATGGGCACCGCGCCCCAGCTCCCCCTCAGAGTGGCAGCTGTgatcaccccctcctcctcctggagccTGGCAACATTGGCAGCTCTCCCTCCATGCCCCTAGCATCCCCCCAGCCTTCTGGCCAGAGTGGCCGTGAGGAACACCGGGGTGCAGTGGAGGAGCTGGCAGCCATCCCCAACGACAAAG cctcctctccaGGCCACCCAGCCGTCCCTGAAGATGGCAGCCCATCTCCAGTCCTTGTCTTTGCCGCCTCCCCTCGGCCCAATCACAGCTACGTCTTCAAACGGGAGCCCCCAGAAGGCTGTGAGAGAGTGCGTGTGTTTGAAGAGGCCAC gTCCCCAGGTCCTGACTTGGCCTTCCTGACTTCCTGTCCCGACAAGAACAAAGTCCACTTCAACCCAACCGGCTCGGCCTTCTGCCCCGTGAGCTTGATGAAGCCCCTCTTCCCCAGCATGGGCTTCATTTTCCGTAACTGCCCCTCGAGCCCGGGgtcccccctgccccctgccagccccaggccaccaccTCGGAAGGATCCAGAGGCCTCCAAGGCCTCCTCGCTGCCGTTTGAGCCGTGGCAGCGCACCCCGCCATCAGAAGAGCCCGTGCTTTTCCAGAGCTCCCTGGTGGTCTGA
- the FAM117A gene encoding protein FAM117A isoform X3: protein MPLASPQPSGQSGREEHRGAVEELAAIPNDKASSPGHPAVPEDGSPSPVLVFAASPRPNHSYVFKREPPEGCERVRVFEEATSPGPDLAFLTSCPDKNKVHFNPTGSAFCPVSLMKPLFPSMGFIFRNCPSSPGSPLPPASPRPPPRKDPEASKASSLPFEPWQRTPPSEEPVLFQSSLVV from the exons ATGCCCCTAGCATCCCCCCAGCCTTCTGGCCAGAGTGGCCGTGAGGAACACCGGGGTGCAGTGGAGGAGCTGGCAGCCATCCCCAACGACAAAG cctcctctccaGGCCACCCAGCCGTCCCTGAAGATGGCAGCCCATCTCCAGTCCTTGTCTTTGCCGCCTCCCCTCGGCCCAATCACAGCTACGTCTTCAAACGGGAGCCCCCAGAAGGCTGTGAGAGAGTGCGTGTGTTTGAAGAGGCCAC gTCCCCAGGTCCTGACTTGGCCTTCCTGACTTCCTGTCCCGACAAGAACAAAGTCCACTTCAACCCAACCGGCTCGGCCTTCTGCCCCGTGAGCTTGATGAAGCCCCTCTTCCCCAGCATGGGCTTCATTTTCCGTAACTGCCCCTCGAGCCCGGGgtcccccctgccccctgccagccccaggccaccaccTCGGAAGGATCCAGAGGCCTCCAAGGCCTCCTCGCTGCCGTTTGAGCCGTGGCAGCGCACCCCGCCATCAGAAGAGCCCGTGCTTTTCCAGAGCTCCCTGGTGGTCTGA